Within the Halobaculum limi genome, the region CGACACCGGGAACGGGTCTGGAGGTAGTGGTACCGGTGCCGACGAGAGGTCTGACGACGACGACTCCGACGACGAGTCAGACACCGACGCGCTCGAAACGCGCCGGGTCGCGGCGTCGCTCGACCGCTGACACGACAGGATGGGTCGACGGCTCGTCGCCGCCGACGGGTGCGGGGCTTTTCGGCGAAACGGCTCCGTTGGTACTCTTGGATGGAGACAGTAGTACCGTGCTAAATAGCGCGGATGAGTCCAGCACGGCGCTTCCAATTGGTTCACGTTACGTTGAACGAACCACCTGATCGGTGACTCGTCGAAGTGAGTGATTTAGGGGGGACAGGAGTCAGGACTCGCGCCACTTGTGGCCGCACTCGACGCAGGTGAACAGCCGAACCTCGTAGGAACCGCCCGGTTTCGGCATCATCTGGTAGTAGGCCCGGTCGCTGTCGCAGTCGTCCGCGGGACAGGGCTCCTCCATCGTCTCGGTGGGGTCCTGCGTCGCGTCGGCCACGGCGGGTGCCCCGTCGTCCTGCTGTCCATCCCGGAGTGCCATCGCCGCTTCTGCTTGCGAGTCTCGTCGCTCCTCGTTCTCGCAGGTGCGACACACCCATGTGTCGCCCTCTGTGTGCATCATCGACCCACACTCGTCACAGAACTGCATACTGCGTACGGATACACGACCGTCGAGTATATCTGTTAACTTCCGCTCCGTCGTGGGTTTCAGGCACCTGCTCATACTGACTGCGTCGGCCGACGCCCTTCGCATACTGCGTGAGAAGATGTGTATGCAAGACTCCCGTCCTGTATTCAGCGGGCTCCCACTACCCCCTCTCCGAGAGCAGAACTCGACAGCACCCCGCGAAACCTATAGGTGGCGTGTTGCCCAACCGATACTATGGACAGCACCGGCAGGGAGTTCTTTCGACGCCTCGGTCGCCTGAGCGCGGGCGAGGGCGGTCGTACGGGGGTGCTTCCCGACAACGGAGTCGCGGAAGCCGCCCTCGCGTTCGCACTCGCGGTGTTCGTGTTCGTCGTCCTGCCGCCGTCGCTAGCGCTCGCGGGCTTTTTGATCGTGTTGGCGCTGGCGACGCTCGTCTCCAGCGTCGAAATCGTGCAGGCGTACGAGAAGCGTGCGCTCACCGTGTTCGGCGCGAATTGGGGCCTCCTCGACCCGGGGCTGCACTTCGTCCCGCCGTTCGTCTCGCGCACGTACCAGTTCGACACGCGCGTCGAGACCATCGACGTGCCCACGCAGG harbors:
- a CDS encoding RPA12/RPB9/RPC11 RNA polymerase family protein codes for the protein MQFCDECGSMMHTEGDTWVCRTCENEERRDSQAEAAMALRDGQQDDGAPAVADATQDPTETMEEPCPADDCDSDRAYYQMMPKPGGSYEVRLFTCVECGHKWRES